DNA sequence from the Glycine soja cultivar W05 chromosome 18, ASM419377v2, whole genome shotgun sequence genome:
TAGGATAAAGATTAACTCTTTCAAGATTACTCTTGAAATAAGTTGATCCCTCCTCTATTATATCACTAGCAACCTCTCATTATTTCACTAGCATTACTAAACCAAAAGGATGCAAATATAAAAGGCAGAAAAAGGTATGAATGCTTAAAACATCTTGACAAGATACATTGGTTTCACACTTTCACCTGTCGAGTGTCGTGTTGCTGGCTCTTTTATTTCGTGTGTGTGTGGTAATGGTAATATTAAAGGACATTGAGCGGCAAATAAAGAACTCTCAGTCATCACAATGAAAGACAAGGGTCCCAATATATTACAacttcataagttaaaattagatATTACAAGTGACATATCAAGCATGACAAGGGTCGAAATACAAACAGGGGAATCGTATTCCCATAAAGAAAACGACAAAAATACACATTTTATTACAGTTTGTAGTGATATAGCAAGAAGCAAATGCAGAGGAAGTACTGAAGTAGGTTGTATATTAGACCCCCTTTGGTGTCTACCAGTTCTTGTTCCTGTCATAGGGATTGACATAACAAGTATCCCCAGCCCAGTTATGATGCTGATATCTCATTTCTTCCACCTTAGCTGTGATTGCACCAACATGCTCCTCTGCATAAGCCTCCTCGTACTCGGTTTCCTCCGAGAAATACTCATGGTGCTCACCAGAATTGAActtgccaccaccaccaccacccttTGAAAAATGGTGAGAGGCCTTATTAGCACCAAAAGGGGACCTTTTGCCGCTCCCATGATGCGCATAACCACGCCCATAGCCATGGTCACTGTGCATGCCTTGTTGAAACATATTGCCGGAGCTTCCTCCAAACTTGACATGCTGTTTTGACATCAAGATATGAAAGTCCGTACCAAAAGCACCTAGCTTGTTCATGTGCATGGCTCCTAACTTGGCATGCTGTTTTGACGTTGAAAGGTCAGAGTCCACAGCAAAAGCAGCAAGATTGTTCATGTGCATGGCTGGGAATCGCTTATCAGAGCTCCAAGACGACTCTTCGTGGAAGGCATAGCCATGCTGCTGAGCCTGAGTCTCCATCCACATGCCATCATCAGCATAGTATTGCTGTTGAAACACAAGGCTCCTTCTCATGCTTTCTTGTTGAAAGCTTGGAGGAAGTTAGTTAGTTTTCTGTTTTATTTCAGTTGTTGGAGAccctttaatataataatattagagACAAAGGATGACACATTAAAGAATCACAACAACCCAGTATATCTAAtaagtttattgacttttatgaaattattttaaaaatcatattaataaattgaacaataatatataaaagtattttacgtcatcattatcattaatgtatCACCGTTAAACTCATAATATTATATGCCTATATAAATGGGATAGATAACAATGCATCTTTGCATCAGAATATAATTTTGTCAAATAATCCAATGGAATTTTGAACGAAGGCAGGGTCGGTTGGACTTGAGAGTGCGGTCATGAATTGTTGATAAAACTTTATTCCAAACCTCTTTTGCGTGTTTGAATAGGCGTCAAGTCTGTCTATATCTTCGTCCTCCATAAGCAGGCTATGGTAGCTTGTGTGTCATTGTAGTGACGTGATTTGGGTAATAGATATGGTTTGAAGACGTTCCGATGAGTTTTCTTGACTAAAAACCATTCATTTCAATCTCTATACATAATATTAACATACTTTTAAACTAAAgtgataataaataaacatgtaATTAACGAACTAAAGTGATAACATAGttacttattttgaattttccTAATTTTCAAGAAATAGTGTTAcagtgttttaaatttttagaaactaaaataattatttacccaATATTACTTGTGTAATGACTCATACAAGACCAAATATTAGCTTAGTCCAAAATCATAAGTGTTGCCGTATGTCAATGTCACTAATAGAAGTAGTATGCCCTCATGACTCCCgatgaataatttataattgtgaACTGTGACTCACACCTTGGTCAAAAGTAACATTTTCTCTATTGCTACACTAAAACATGATATTGCTTATGAGAGACCTTAGGCACCATGTTAAGGATTTCAGTCTATTTCTAATCATGTATATCAACACTCTATAGGTGTTTACGCTGGAATTTGGTAAACAACCGCTAGTCTAAGTTAATTGCTTGCGAGATCAACTAGTGAATCTCAGGAGCATGTCATTTGTGTGTTTGCTTTTAAATGTAAAGCTTTGAATGTTCATCACTGCCACAAACATTCATTGGTTCGAAATTTGCAAAAAGTAAAGTTGTTTAACAGAAATCGAAATGCTGGAAGTAACTTGACAAGGAAAGGAAAATTACAGAATTTAAAGGCTCAGCGAGTTCATTCAATcgaatgaaccatttaaaaggcaggaattataaaatgaaatgtaAATTGCACTGCATTCGAAATGTAAAGTTTACAGAAACTTAAAATGGTTCACAAACATACATTCTCCTTGTGTACTCGTTTCTCTCTGCGCTGGGTACTTTGAGTATCTAAGGATTTTGTAGAAATGATTTGCGACCCCGAAATCTGACTAAAAAACTGCTATATATAGATTTTCGAAAATAAACTGCCCTAACGGTCGAACGCTATCCTAACGCCAAGTGTCCTACTACGTACACCTTGCATGCACACATAACCGCTCCCTAGAACGGTTATCCACATTACTCGAGATCGAACtgatttggtgaagatttgTTCAGAAATTACGCTAAGTCCAAAACTCTTGCTGCCTCGACTTCGACTCGTCCATACACCAGTTCGAATTGCCCAATAGCTCGAAGTCCTCTTTCTTGTCTTAGCTTTGTACTTCGTAAATACTTCTTTGAACCTGGGAATTCCTTCTTAAAGACTCTCCTCTCTTTTCGATTCGAGCAGGTCCTGACCAGACTCTTGCTCTGTAATACGCTTCGAAACTCGAGACGACATCTAATGCATACTTAGAGCATATTTTAGCTCGTCGAAAATATGGGCTAACAAATT
Encoded proteins:
- the LOC114394454 gene encoding uncharacterized protein LOC114394454; this encodes MRRSLVFQQQYYADDGMWMETQAQQHGYAFHEESSWSSDKRFPAMHMNNLAAFAVDSDLSTSKQHAKLGAMHMNKLGAFGTDFHILMSKQHVKFGGSSGNMFQQGMHSDHGYGRGYAHHGSGKRSPFGANKASHHFSKGGGGGGKFNSGEHHEYFSEETEYEEAYAEEHVGAITAKVEEMRYQHHNWAGDTCYVNPYDRNKNW